In Acidimicrobiales bacterium, one genomic interval encodes:
- a CDS encoding SpoIIE family protein phosphatase produces the protein MSAENRLPSTRRPDQDVHDLAEHLRLALDAAGLGTFRWDRATGTVVWDERMEELFGFEPGTFDGTFESYVGALHPDDRPVTLAAVDEAMRTGEGYRVEHRVVLADGTERWIAGAGRPTFGPDGTVTGAIGCSRDNTPVAERRLEQEAAAAQERVHRERLELLAGVNEAIGLAATTQEIMAGVVRAVVPRLADWCSIHVLTDATAKVPEVATHHVDPDMVAFAQDLADRYPYDPDAEVGVPAVIRTGAPQFFPDIDDEVLDTFDASDDERRLVAQLALRSALGVPLVKRGRVIGALQFVMTGSRRRYTQDDLALAEALASRVASAIENRRLAEQQHVIATTLQQSLLPDRLPDIPGIDAAVRYWAVGEGTEVGGDFYDLFPTSEEGWGAVVGDVCGTGPTAAAVTSMARHSIRQSAWRGDDPGAIFGWLNRAMHEAGTDGFLTAAYLGVRRTDGGFSVEVASAGHPLPVLVRADGEASFVGEPGTLVGVFEKVRINPVPLELAPGDTLVLYTDGVSDVAPPHDLAESEVLDLVAASARGAAGAQDIADQIHLALAGILPLEQREDDIALLVLRVSPSPE, from the coding sequence ATGAGTGCTGAGAACCGTTTGCCCAGCACCCGCCGCCCCGATCAGGACGTCCACGACCTCGCCGAGCATCTCCGGCTGGCCCTGGACGCGGCCGGCCTCGGCACGTTCCGGTGGGACCGCGCCACCGGAACGGTGGTCTGGGACGAGCGCATGGAGGAGCTTTTCGGCTTCGAGCCGGGGACCTTCGACGGCACCTTCGAGTCCTACGTCGGCGCCCTCCACCCGGACGACCGGCCCGTCACGCTGGCGGCGGTGGACGAGGCCATGCGCACCGGGGAGGGCTACCGGGTGGAGCACCGCGTCGTGCTCGCCGACGGCACCGAGCGGTGGATCGCCGGCGCCGGTCGGCCGACCTTCGGCCCCGACGGGACCGTCACCGGGGCCATCGGCTGCAGTCGGGACAACACGCCGGTTGCCGAGCGCCGCCTCGAACAGGAGGCGGCTGCCGCCCAGGAACGGGTCCATCGGGAGCGTCTCGAGCTGCTGGCCGGCGTGAACGAGGCCATCGGCCTCGCCGCCACGACCCAGGAGATCATGGCGGGCGTCGTACGGGCGGTCGTGCCGCGCCTGGCCGACTGGTGCTCGATCCACGTGCTGACCGACGCGACCGCCAAGGTGCCCGAGGTCGCGACCCACCACGTGGACCCCGACATGGTGGCCTTCGCCCAGGATCTGGCCGACCGCTATCCGTACGACCCGGACGCCGAGGTCGGCGTGCCGGCCGTCATCCGGACCGGCGCGCCGCAGTTCTTCCCCGACATCGACGATGAGGTCCTCGACACGTTCGACGCGAGCGACGACGAACGCCGCCTCGTCGCTCAGCTCGCCCTGCGCAGCGCGCTCGGGGTGCCGCTGGTCAAGCGGGGCCGGGTGATCGGCGCGCTGCAGTTCGTCATGACGGGTTCCCGGCGCCGCTACACGCAGGACGATCTCGCGCTCGCCGAGGCCCTGGCCAGCCGGGTGGCCTCTGCCATCGAGAACCGCCGGCTGGCCGAGCAGCAGCACGTGATCGCGACGACGCTCCAGCAGAGCCTGCTGCCCGACCGTCTACCGGACATCCCCGGCATCGATGCGGCCGTGCGCTATTGGGCGGTGGGTGAGGGGACCGAGGTCGGGGGCGACTTCTACGACCTGTTCCCCACCAGCGAGGAGGGTTGGGGGGCGGTCGTGGGCGACGTGTGCGGCACCGGCCCGACCGCCGCGGCGGTCACGAGCATGGCCCGCCACAGCATCCGGCAGTCGGCGTGGCGGGGCGACGACCCGGGCGCCATCTTCGGGTGGCTCAACCGGGCCATGCACGAGGCGGGCACCGACGGGTTCCTCACCGCCGCCTACCTGGGGGTGCGCCGCACCGACGGGGGCTTCTCGGTCGAGGTGGCGTCCGCCGGTCACCCGCTGCCCGTCCTCGTGCGAGCCGACGGCGAGGCGTCGTTCGTGGGTGAACCGGGCACCCTCGTCGGGGTGTTCGAGAAGGTGCGCATCAACCCGGTCCCCCTCGAGCTGGCCCCCGGGGACACCCTCGTGCTCTACACCGACGGGGTGTCCGACGTGGCCCCGCCCCACGACCTCGCGGAGTCCGAGGTGCTCGACCTCGTGGCGGCGAGCGCCCGCGGCGCCGCCGGCGCCCAGGACATCGCCGACCAGATCCACCTGGCCCTGGCCGGGATCCTGCCCTTGGAACAGCGCGAGGACGACATCGCCCTCCTCGTGCTCCGGGTGTCGCCGTCGCCTGAGTAG
- a CDS encoding SGNH/GDSL hydrolase family protein translates to MDRQRFRLSPQARSAVVLGAGWVMGVALVFAIAFAVAPFEASASVVWAGVALGALVHATLAALLVRWGFELGLWRVVTPWRRVVAVAVVAVAGLASLGVHELDGRILAELTGGQASAYRWGVALGLVLGAGFEAGYLIRWVWRVDAGGPATPGRWDALVPLTGGIGVGVLAAALFFAGGAVWRNERLDRFEAEIPVIEGIDGVYFAFGDSYSAGEGLPPFDRWTAKVAADGSNRCHRSSRGYPRLLRFAEPQPPQVFTACSGAVIADLHRGHTQPGADAETFVAPQADGEVHPEAGLVTVTIGGNDMQFAEMVTFCIIHSHCMQDTFGHGITGGGRFIRYPEPQPLGSWITETMDRVSRAHRVLFRRLRAEYPRARIVVIGYPYLFPGGSAGSVPNDCVSVLRRVGEDEREAVRAHTDRFNDLIHRRAVSAGLEFLSPVELWDGHEPCGDAGQFTNSVKPIGGDGSFHPSRSGQQALAQLVSCYLVSHPEPPAGGPVPGSPEAPVECPS, encoded by the coding sequence ATGGACAGGCAGCGGTTCCGGCTGTCACCCCAGGCCCGATCGGCCGTCGTGCTGGGCGCCGGTTGGGTGATGGGTGTCGCACTGGTCTTCGCCATCGCGTTCGCCGTGGCGCCCTTCGAAGCCAGCGCCTCGGTCGTGTGGGCGGGGGTGGCCCTCGGTGCGCTGGTCCACGCCACGCTGGCCGCGCTCCTCGTCCGTTGGGGGTTCGAGCTCGGGCTCTGGCGGGTGGTGACGCCGTGGCGCCGTGTCGTGGCCGTCGCGGTGGTCGCCGTGGCCGGCCTCGCGTCGTTGGGCGTGCACGAGTTGGACGGTCGGATCCTCGCCGAGCTCACCGGGGGCCAGGCCTCGGCGTACCGATGGGGGGTCGCCCTCGGGCTGGTGCTGGGCGCCGGCTTCGAGGCCGGTTACCTGATCCGGTGGGTGTGGCGGGTCGACGCCGGCGGTCCCGCGACGCCCGGTCGGTGGGACGCCCTCGTCCCGCTGACCGGAGGCATCGGCGTCGGCGTGCTCGCCGCCGCCCTGTTCTTCGCCGGCGGGGCGGTGTGGCGCAACGAGCGCCTCGACCGCTTCGAGGCCGAGATCCCGGTGATCGAGGGCATCGACGGGGTGTACTTCGCGTTCGGGGACTCCTACTCGGCCGGCGAGGGCCTGCCGCCGTTCGACCGCTGGACGGCCAAGGTCGCCGCCGACGGGTCCAACCGGTGCCACCGCTCCTCCCGGGGCTATCCCCGGTTGCTGCGCTTCGCCGAGCCGCAGCCGCCGCAGGTGTTCACCGCCTGTTCGGGGGCGGTCATCGCCGATCTCCACCGCGGCCACACCCAGCCGGGGGCCGATGCCGAGACCTTCGTGGCGCCGCAGGCGGACGGCGAGGTCCACCCGGAGGCCGGCCTCGTCACCGTGACCATCGGCGGCAACGACATGCAGTTCGCCGAGATGGTGACCTTCTGCATCATCCACTCGCACTGCATGCAGGACACGTTCGGCCACGGCATCACCGGCGGCGGCCGCTTCATCCGCTATCCCGAGCCGCAGCCGCTGGGTTCCTGGATCACCGAGACGATGGACCGTGTCTCGCGGGCGCACCGAGTGCTGTTCCGGCGTCTCCGCGCCGAGTACCCGCGAGCCCGGATCGTCGTCATCGGGTACCCGTACCTGTTTCCGGGCGGCTCGGCGGGATCCGTGCCGAACGACTGCGTCAGCGTGCTGCGCCGCGTCGGCGAAGACGAGCGCGAGGCGGTGCGGGCCCACACGGACCGGTTCAACGACCTCATCCACCGCAGGGCCGTGTCCGCGGGACTCGAGTTCCTCTCGCCGGTCGAGCTCTGGGACGGTCACGAGCCGTGCGGCGACGCCGGCCAGTTCACCAACTCGGTCAAGCCCATCGGGGGCGACGGATCCTTCCATCCGAGCCGCAGCGGTCAGCAGGCCTTGGCACAGCTCGTCTCGTGCTACCTCGTCTCCCACCCCGAGCCGCCGGCGGGCGGGCCGGTCCCCGGCTCACCCGAGGCGCCCGTCGAGTGCCCGTCATGA
- a CDS encoding class I SAM-dependent methyltransferase, which yields MEPPVGRDEDTTARNRDVWAAVNADVTDPGAAALWAHDSISWGLFRIPEATLGLLGDLEGLTIAELGCGTAYLSAWLARAGAHPVAVDLSRHQLATAARCQRDHRLVFPLVEADAAVVPLRSGAFDLVISEYGAAPWCAPSAWVGEAARLLRPGGRLVFLTNSVLAALCVPEDEGYATDRLQRPQRALSPVTWPGGGTEHHPGHGEWIRVLVAAGLVVDALHELHPPAGAATHAEYEIVTAEWADQWPAEDLWVAHKPA from the coding sequence GTGGAACCACCGGTCGGTCGCGACGAGGACACCACCGCCCGCAACCGGGACGTGTGGGCGGCCGTGAACGCCGACGTCACCGACCCGGGGGCGGCGGCGCTGTGGGCGCACGACTCGATCAGCTGGGGCCTGTTCCGCATCCCCGAGGCGACGCTCGGGCTCCTCGGCGACCTGGAGGGGCTCACCATCGCCGAGTTGGGCTGCGGCACCGCCTACCTCTCGGCGTGGCTGGCGCGTGCCGGAGCCCACCCCGTCGCGGTCGACCTGAGCCGCCACCAGTTGGCGACCGCCGCCCGGTGCCAGCGCGACCATCGCCTGGTCTTCCCCCTGGTCGAGGCGGACGCCGCCGTCGTGCCCCTACGCAGCGGGGCCTTCGACCTGGTCATCAGCGAGTACGGCGCCGCCCCCTGGTGTGCGCCCTCCGCCTGGGTGGGCGAAGCGGCCCGGCTGCTGCGCCCCGGTGGCCGCCTGGTCTTCCTCACCAACAGCGTGCTCGCCGCGCTCTGCGTCCCCGAGGACGAGGGCTACGCCACGGACCGGCTCCAGCGACCGCAGCGGGCGCTGTCCCCCGTCACCTGGCCCGGCGGCGGCACCGAGCACCACCCGGGCCACGGCGAGTGGATCCGCGTGCTCGTCGCCGCCGGCCTCGTGGTCGACGCCCTCCACGAGCTCCACCCACCCGCCGGCGCCGCCACCCACGCGGAGTACGAGATCGTCACCGCCGAGTGGGCCGACCAGTGGCCCGCCGAGGACCTCTGGGTTGCCCACAAGCCGGCGTGA
- a CDS encoding helix-turn-helix domain-containing protein, which yields MTATVAVAGTTAGRFLGRDAELIALVRAVRAGRPVLVVGHSGTGRHRLVVEAGRRLGPTRLRTVRGTSGSAPLLDLRPLIGAAGLDEAWAAVDRALPGDAIVVVDEPGALDPSSAAILRQIGEAGRASLVGVTASPSGALGVLDGYFGGPDAETLRLGPLPEDVLLDLLAGWVDPPLDRRSALHLTRLSEGLPGFLADLVRAASDEGALVDADGVCRIPGLPPLGRRLARHVDARVAPHGAAGRSVLEVLHVAEQLPVTVAEQLAGIALLAAMEADGLLEVPASATAGAWVRVASPLVEAWLDGRMGVLGRRAAASRLAELDPPPAGAGDEAGEELRLLWAVRAGRPVDPAQATRCAQQAVAAGRVERGAELAVAAYALAPDAHTAVVASWNLDRLGEHEQAMALLERAASVVTDDWDRAWVAKRAAEERWWWSNDTVAARALADPGAHPPGAGRDLLVAQNAMFDLLDGRVAEARARAEVLTAHEHPEVRSVATMVEALGAALADHGDDALAIAEAARAEVAATDDPRPPGDFHVIAGLVALTLDGRFDDAAAVAELVAAGAGPGNVEGQGWAAMLAAFVDLGRGRLTTATEGFGAAEVAFRDCGLPGLARWCVTGQALANLARGDDDGAAGALARLDTWPGDGFALFEPLAEVARAWLLVRSGAPDRARAAAGAAVTRAAEHGSWALLGQVAHDLARLGLQDDAQRAAAASRGEGALTRLRLSAVAALAASDDEALRVAGEGLAGRGALLAAAECFVRASAVAETAGDARAAAGDATRAADLLVSCPEARTPLLDSAAVRGLSDRELEAARLARSGWSNRRIAEELGLSYRTVENHLYRAFAKLGIGGRDELAGVLDPPGAASEPT from the coding sequence GTGACGGCGACCGTGGCGGTGGCGGGGACGACTGCTGGGCGGTTCCTCGGACGGGACGCCGAGCTGATCGCCCTTGTCCGGGCGGTCCGGGCCGGACGCCCGGTGCTGGTGGTCGGGCACTCGGGCACAGGGCGCCACCGCCTGGTGGTCGAGGCCGGACGCCGCCTCGGGCCGACGAGGCTCCGCACGGTGCGCGGCACCTCCGGGTCCGCTCCGCTGCTCGACCTTCGACCGCTCATCGGTGCCGCGGGCCTCGACGAGGCGTGGGCGGCCGTCGATCGGGCCCTGCCCGGGGACGCCATCGTGGTCGTCGACGAGCCGGGTGCGCTCGACCCCTCCAGCGCCGCGATCCTGCGCCAGATCGGCGAGGCCGGTCGAGCCTCGCTGGTGGGGGTGACGGCGTCGCCGAGCGGTGCGCTCGGCGTGCTCGACGGCTACTTCGGCGGTCCCGACGCCGAGACGCTCCGCCTCGGGCCGTTGCCGGAGGACGTGCTCCTCGATCTCCTGGCGGGGTGGGTCGACCCACCGCTGGACCGTCGGTCGGCGCTCCACCTCACTCGTCTCAGCGAGGGCCTCCCCGGCTTCCTCGCGGACCTCGTGCGGGCTGCTTCGGACGAAGGGGCGCTGGTGGACGCGGACGGGGTCTGCCGGATCCCAGGGCTCCCGCCGCTCGGACGCCGCCTGGCCCGGCACGTGGACGCCCGCGTGGCACCGCACGGGGCCGCCGGGCGGTCCGTGCTGGAGGTGCTCCACGTCGCCGAGCAGTTGCCGGTGACGGTCGCAGAGCAGCTCGCAGGCATCGCGCTCTTGGCCGCGATGGAGGCCGACGGGCTGTTGGAGGTGCCGGCCAGCGCCACCGCAGGCGCCTGGGTCCGGGTGGCCTCGCCGCTGGTGGAGGCCTGGCTCGACGGACGCATGGGGGTGCTCGGTCGTCGCGCCGCCGCGTCCAGGCTTGCCGAGCTCGACCCTCCACCGGCCGGCGCCGGCGACGAGGCGGGCGAGGAGCTGCGGCTGCTGTGGGCGGTGCGTGCCGGCCGACCGGTCGACCCTGCCCAGGCGACCCGGTGTGCACAGCAGGCCGTGGCCGCCGGCCGCGTCGAGCGGGGGGCCGAGCTCGCGGTCGCGGCGTACGCCCTGGCCCCGGACGCGCACACCGCCGTGGTGGCGTCGTGGAACCTCGACCGCCTCGGTGAGCACGAGCAGGCCATGGCGTTGCTGGAACGCGCCGCGAGCGTGGTGACCGACGACTGGGACCGGGCGTGGGTGGCGAAGCGCGCTGCCGAGGAGCGCTGGTGGTGGTCGAACGACACGGTGGCGGCCCGCGCGCTGGCCGACCCGGGCGCGCATCCGCCGGGGGCAGGACGCGATCTGCTCGTCGCACAGAACGCGATGTTCGACCTGCTCGACGGTCGTGTGGCCGAGGCCCGGGCCCGGGCGGAGGTGCTGACGGCCCACGAGCACCCCGAGGTGCGTTCGGTCGCGACGATGGTCGAAGCCCTCGGGGCGGCGCTGGCCGATCACGGCGACGACGCGCTCGCGATCGCCGAGGCCGCCCGGGCCGAGGTCGCCGCGACCGACGATCCCCGCCCGCCGGGTGACTTCCACGTCATCGCCGGCCTCGTCGCCCTCACCCTGGACGGCCGCTTCGACGACGCCGCGGCCGTCGCCGAGCTCGTCGCCGCCGGCGCCGGCCCCGGCAACGTCGAGGGACAGGGTTGGGCGGCGATGCTCGCGGCGTTCGTGGACCTCGGACGCGGTCGGCTGACGACCGCCACGGAGGGCTTCGGCGCCGCCGAGGTCGCGTTCCGGGATTGCGGCCTCCCCGGCCTCGCCCGTTGGTGCGTCACCGGACAGGCCTTGGCGAACCTCGCAAGGGGCGACGACGACGGGGCGGCCGGCGCCCTGGCGCGACTCGACACGTGGCCCGGTGACGGGTTCGCCCTCTTCGAGCCCTTGGCCGAGGTGGCCCGGGCCTGGCTCCTGGTGCGATCCGGCGCGCCGGACCGGGCGAGGGCGGCCGCCGGCGCCGCGGTGACCCGCGCCGCCGAGCACGGCTCGTGGGCCCTACTGGGTCAGGTCGCGCACGACCTGGCCCGGTTGGGGCTCCAGGACGACGCCCAGCGGGCTGCAGCTGCCTCTCGCGGGGAGGGCGCCCTGACGCGGCTGCGCCTCTCCGCGGTGGCGGCGCTCGCCGCCTCGGACGACGAGGCACTCCGGGTGGCGGGCGAGGGCCTCGCCGGACGGGGCGCCCTGCTCGCTGCGGCGGAGTGCTTCGTTCGTGCGTCGGCGGTCGCCGAGACCGCCGGCGATGCTCGGGCCGCGGCGGGCGACGCCACCCGAGCGGCGGACCTGCTCGTGTCCTGTCCCGAGGCCCGGACGCCGCTGCTGGACAGCGCCGCGGTCCGCGGCCTCTCCGACCGGGAGCTCGAGGCCGCCCGCCTGGCCCGGTCGGGCTGGAGCAACCGCCGCATCGCCGAGGAGCTCGGGCTCTCGTACCGCACGGTCGAGAACCACCTCTACCGGGCCTTCGCCAAGCTGGGCATCGGCGGGCGCGACGAGCTCGCCGGCGTGCTCGACCCTCCCGGGGCGGCGTCCGAACCCACCTGA
- a CDS encoding amidohydrolase yields the protein MTGDVPTPAEADLPLIISVDDHVMEPKDLWQRELPASMRDRGPKVVTERVKLEFVGGHYGFSRDVPDGDWCDLWLFDDLVTPTGLLHAPAGMPRDEQRNVPATYDDFRPGTYDQTERLADMDLNHVEAAINYPNIFPRFAGQGFLEREDKDLALACLRIYNDWMIDEWCGGAGKGRLIPLTLVPLWDPQLAADELRRCAAKGSHAIAFSENPSKLGVPSMYTGEWDVLWAAAEDTDTTVSMHIGSSSSMPSTSPDAPLATSMSLYAQNAQGSLADWVFSGTLERFSDLKIAYAESQVGWMPFQLERMDAVWADGRGGVGGPVLPSEQVKGRVYGCVFDDLHGLKCRDDVGVDMILFETDYPHSDGTFPHSRKVAHELFVAAGMDADECRKVLRTNAIAAYGLDRFGLTD from the coding sequence ATGACCGGTGACGTTCCCACCCCCGCCGAGGCCGACCTCCCGCTCATCATCTCCGTCGACGACCACGTGATGGAGCCCAAGGACCTCTGGCAGCGCGAGCTGCCCGCGTCGATGCGCGACCGGGGCCCGAAGGTGGTCACCGAGCGGGTCAAGCTCGAGTTCGTGGGTGGCCACTACGGGTTCTCCCGCGACGTCCCCGACGGCGACTGGTGCGACCTCTGGCTCTTCGACGACCTGGTGACCCCCACCGGCCTGCTCCATGCGCCCGCCGGCATGCCCCGCGACGAGCAGCGCAACGTCCCCGCCACCTACGACGACTTCCGCCCCGGCACCTACGACCAGACCGAGCGGCTGGCCGACATGGACCTCAACCACGTCGAGGCCGCCATCAACTACCCGAACATCTTCCCCCGCTTCGCCGGCCAGGGCTTCCTCGAGCGCGAGGACAAGGACCTCGCCCTCGCCTGCCTGCGCATCTACAACGACTGGATGATCGACGAGTGGTGCGGCGGTGCCGGCAAGGGTCGCCTCATCCCGCTCACCCTCGTCCCCCTGTGGGACCCGCAGCTCGCCGCGGACGAGCTCCGCCGCTGCGCCGCCAAGGGCAGCCACGCCATCGCCTTCAGCGAGAACCCGTCCAAGCTCGGGGTCCCCTCCATGTACACCGGCGAGTGGGACGTCCTGTGGGCCGCCGCCGAGGACACCGACACCACCGTGTCGATGCACATCGGCTCGTCCTCGTCGATGCCGTCCACCTCACCGGACGCCCCCCTCGCCACCTCCATGTCCCTCTACGCCCAGAACGCCCAGGGCTCGCTGGCCGACTGGGTCTTCTCCGGCACCCTCGAGCGCTTCAGCGACCTCAAGATCGCGTACGCCGAGAGCCAGGTGGGTTGGATGCCGTTCCAGCTCGAGCGCATGGACGCGGTCTGGGCCGACGGCCGCGGCGGCGTGGGCGGGCCGGTCCTGCCCAGCGAGCAGGTGAAGGGCCGGGTCTACGGCTGCGTGTTCGACGACCTGCACGGGCTCAAGTGCCGTGACGACGTCGGCGTCGACATGATCCTGTTCGAGACCGACTACCCGCACTCCGACGGCACCTTCCCGCACTCCCGCAAGGTGGCCCACGAGCTCTTCGTGGCCGCGGGCATGGACGCCGACGAGTGCCGCAAGGTGCTGCGCACCAACGCCATCGCCGCCTACGGCCTGGACCGCTTCGGCCTCACTGACTGA